The window GCTGCGGGCGATGCCAGGATGGTTGCCCGGCCTACCTGTCCGGGAAACAGCTTTCACCGAAGAAATTTATACAGGACGTGAAAACCTACTGGCTTGAGAGGGCCCCCCTCACCGTAGCGGCGAAGAAGGCTGCCGGTAAAGCCGGGGAAGGCGCAGTACCTGAAATACCGGCTCCGGAAAAAGCGATGACAGGCGAGGTAGTCAATCTCCACGAACTGTGGGACTGCACGAACTGCATGTACTGCATGGAAAATTGCCCTGCCTCAATCGAGCATGTCCCAAGATCGTAAACATGAGACAGTACAAGGTTCTGACGGAAGCGGATTTTGCCTCCGAACTCCAGTTGACTTTCAGGAATATGGAGAACAACTCAAACCCCTGGGGCATTGGTTCCCACCTCCGCTCTGATTGGGCCAAGGATTTGGGTATTAAGACCCTTGCTGAGGCTCCGGATGTGGAGTACCTCTTCTACGTCGGGTGCGCCGGATCGTTTGATGACCGGGGGAAGAAGGTATCGGCGGCATTTGCAAAGATCCTCCAGACTGCCGGTGTCAGCTTTGGTATTCTCGGCACCGAAGAGGGCTGTTGCGGCGATTCGGCCATGAGGGGCGGCAATGAATACCTCTCTCAAACCCTTATGCAAACGAATATTGAGGTCATGAACGGCTATGGTGTTAAAAAAATAATCTGTACGTGTCCTCACGGTTATAATAGCCTGAAAAAGGATTACCCCCACTTCGGTGGAAATTTCAAGGTCTATCACCATACGGAGATTATCGATCATCTAATTGCTACCGGAAAGATCACCCTCAAGAAACCGGTTGAAGGACTCTTCACCTATCACGACTCCTGCTTCCTCGGCAGATACAACAATATCTACGATCAGCCCCGCAAGATTCTTGCCTCTGTTCCCGGTATGAAGCTTACGGAAATGGAGCGGAAACTGGATAAGAGCTTCTGCTGCGGCGCCGGCGGGGCGAGAATGTGGATGGAAGAGCATGACGGTGAAAGGATCAATAACATGAGAACCGATCAGGCTATTGCTACAAATGCCAACAATATTGCTGTAGCCTGCCCCTTCTGTC is drawn from Deltaproteobacteria bacterium and contains these coding sequences:
- a CDS encoding (Fe-S)-binding protein, with amino-acid sequence MRQYKVLTEADFASELQLTFRNMENNSNPWGIGSHLRSDWAKDLGIKTLAEAPDVEYLFYVGCAGSFDDRGKKVSAAFAKILQTAGVSFGILGTEEGCCGDSAMRGGNEYLSQTLMQTNIEVMNGYGVKKIICTCPHGYNSLKKDYPHFGGNFKVYHHTEIIDHLIATGKITLKKPVEGLFTYHDSCFLGRYNNIYDQPRKILASVPGMKLTEMERKLDKSFCCGAGGARMWMEEHDGERINNMRTDQAIATNANNIAVACPFCLTMVTDGLKARGVEEKMTSLDIAEIVWRAMGLEEEKQPVDVCVTNE